A single region of the Streptomyces sp. AM 4-1-1 genome encodes:
- a CDS encoding DUF1707 domain-containing protein, with amino-acid sequence MRASDAERERIAETLREAVAEGRLEMEEFEQRLDAAYKARTHGELVPLVRDLPAPGAAPVTLSGGSSPASTGTGTGWADRIGGPATSTGAVAFWGGFGRKGKWTVARKFTAFAMWGGGEIDLRDARFEDREIVVRCVTIMGGIHVTVPPQLNVEVSGFGLMGGFGDSASGEGDPAPDAPRVRITGFALMGGVGVERKQSKAEKRRLRELRERERDQQEEREQRELRERERERARGELGKSDSGTEPGSNTDR; translated from the coding sequence ATGCGTGCCTCCGACGCCGAACGCGAACGGATCGCCGAGACGCTGCGCGAGGCGGTGGCCGAAGGACGGCTGGAGATGGAGGAGTTCGAGCAGCGCCTCGATGCCGCCTACAAGGCGCGTACGCACGGGGAGTTGGTACCACTGGTGCGTGACCTTCCGGCTCCGGGCGCCGCTCCGGTGACGCTGAGTGGCGGTTCCTCGCCCGCGTCGACCGGTACGGGTACGGGCTGGGCGGACCGGATCGGCGGGCCCGCCACCTCGACGGGTGCCGTGGCGTTCTGGGGCGGGTTCGGCCGCAAGGGCAAGTGGACGGTGGCCAGGAAGTTCACCGCGTTCGCGATGTGGGGCGGCGGGGAGATCGACCTCCGGGACGCCCGGTTCGAGGACCGCGAGATCGTCGTCCGGTGCGTCACGATCATGGGTGGCATCCATGTGACGGTGCCGCCCCAGCTGAACGTCGAGGTCAGCGGTTTCGGCCTGATGGGCGGATTCGGTGACTCCGCGTCGGGCGAGGGCGATCCGGCCCCGGACGCGCCGAGGGTGCGGATCACCGGATTCGCGCTGATGGGCGGGGTCGGGGTCGAGCGCAAGCAGTCGAAGGCCGAGAAGCGACGGCTGCGGGAGCTGCGGGAGCGGGAGAGGGACCAGCAGGAGGAGCGGGAACAGCGGGAGCTGCGGGAACGGGAACGGGAACGGGCACGGGGAGAGCTGGGGAAGTCGGATTCCGGTACGGAGCCGGGCTCCAATACGGACCGTTAG
- a CDS encoding NUDIX hydrolase — MEKWKRSEPTTVHKVGWREVVTKTYLMPNGQRAAFDTFGPEGQQFVAVIGLTLSKKVIIARQFRVGPEKVMDELPGGFVDEGEGLEIAARREFQEETGYAAGAMTYLGGYNKDTYMNGIWHVYLATDCTSNGEQELEDEEHIEIVLITIKELISNAKSNNMTDAIAVLKAYDHLQELDQ; from the coding sequence ATGGAAAAATGGAAAAGAAGCGAGCCGACGACAGTGCACAAAGTCGGATGGCGAGAAGTAGTCACTAAGACCTACTTGATGCCAAACGGCCAAAGAGCCGCCTTCGATACCTTCGGGCCGGAGGGACAACAGTTCGTTGCCGTGATCGGGCTGACACTCTCGAAAAAGGTGATCATAGCTCGACAGTTCCGCGTAGGCCCCGAAAAAGTCATGGACGAACTTCCCGGCGGATTCGTCGATGAAGGGGAGGGGCTAGAAATAGCCGCCCGTAGAGAGTTCCAAGAAGAGACAGGCTACGCGGCAGGCGCAATGACATACCTCGGTGGCTACAACAAAGACACCTACATGAACGGCATATGGCATGTCTACCTCGCCACTGACTGCACATCTAACGGTGAGCAAGAGCTTGAGGACGAGGAGCACATAGAGATCGTTCTCATCACCATTAAGGAGCTGATCTCTAACGCCAAGTCAAATAACATGACGGACGCCATAGCCGTCCTGAAGGCGTACGACCATCTTCAAGAACTCGACCAGTAA
- a CDS encoding recombinase family protein produces MQSQPNIIERVQRGDLTGLHIAGLVRLSFETHPDRETSGPPMTGGDINNRDEQEAFCRRYVESRGGTYVGTYDEPDTSAWKKKRIKQEDGSYIYRVIRPVFEGMLSDLKKGSTESAHFTPADGFDKTTAVDGSVVYDIDRLTRDHRHLEDAIEVVQYYHRPILDIRGSLDLLTDNGRSAARYVLNARASSSTDTSRRLRDSHLSRAMRGIPVGGNRAFGWAEDKRTIVPREAWQIRAAARLLLAGVKATTIIRKWNKAGKLTTKGNPWRRRTFVLMMTSPRLVGYRVYGPMDQPHHTRYLTDDQGNPVKGQYEAILDEHTWHSVVAILAGPDRPEGHANLGKLVYMLSRIMRCGNCGIKISGGSKGGGKFDYACRANDGGCGKSSGAGLAIDAIVTKLILARLEEQHVEVKSQPWPKTEELATLNVKKANLLAQFKENPDMGSHIWPEVRKKEAAIAVLVKERAAYAKKNAKPKSSNMVEMWPDLEVEQKNAIAAEMFETIILHPASKGSNRFNPERLQVVWRQE; encoded by the coding sequence GTGCAATCACAACCGAACATCATTGAGCGCGTCCAACGGGGCGACTTGACCGGCCTTCACATCGCCGGATTGGTTCGGCTCTCCTTCGAAACCCACCCTGACCGTGAAACGTCCGGTCCTCCGATGACCGGTGGGGACATCAACAACCGCGACGAACAAGAGGCGTTCTGTCGCAGGTACGTCGAGTCGCGCGGCGGAACGTACGTCGGCACCTATGACGAGCCCGACACCTCGGCGTGGAAGAAGAAGCGCATCAAGCAGGAGGACGGGAGCTACATCTACCGCGTCATCCGTCCCGTATTTGAAGGGATGCTCAGTGACCTCAAGAAGGGGTCTACTGAGTCGGCGCACTTCACCCCGGCCGATGGGTTCGACAAGACCACGGCTGTTGACGGCTCGGTCGTCTACGACATCGACCGCCTCACCCGCGACCACCGTCACCTTGAAGACGCGATCGAGGTAGTGCAGTACTACCACCGTCCCATCCTCGACATCCGAGGTTCGCTCGACCTACTGACCGACAACGGTCGGTCTGCGGCGCGCTACGTCTTGAACGCCCGCGCCAGCTCCTCAACCGACACGTCGCGCCGGTTGAGGGATAGCCATCTTTCACGCGCCATGCGGGGCATCCCCGTAGGCGGCAACCGCGCGTTCGGATGGGCGGAAGACAAGCGCACCATCGTTCCGCGCGAAGCTTGGCAGATCCGAGCAGCGGCAAGGTTGCTGCTGGCCGGCGTGAAGGCGACCACCATCATCCGGAAGTGGAACAAAGCTGGAAAGCTCACCACTAAGGGCAACCCGTGGCGTCGTAGGACGTTCGTCCTCATGATGACGTCACCCCGCCTGGTCGGGTATCGGGTCTATGGCCCGATGGATCAGCCGCACCACACGCGCTACCTCACCGACGACCAAGGAAACCCGGTCAAGGGTCAGTACGAGGCCATCTTGGACGAGCACACCTGGCACTCCGTCGTCGCCATTCTCGCTGGCCCCGATCGTCCCGAAGGTCACGCCAACCTCGGCAAGTTGGTGTACATGCTCAGCCGCATCATGCGGTGTGGAAACTGCGGTATCAAAATCTCAGGGGGTTCCAAGGGTGGAGGAAAATTCGACTACGCCTGTAGGGCCAATGACGGTGGGTGCGGGAAGTCAAGCGGGGCGGGGCTCGCCATTGATGCCATCGTCACAAAGCTCATCCTCGCTCGCTTGGAGGAGCAGCACGTAGAGGTCAAGTCCCAACCGTGGCCCAAGACCGAAGAGCTCGCCACACTCAACGTCAAAAAGGCGAACTTGTTGGCGCAGTTCAAAGAAAACCCGGACATGGGTTCTCACATTTGGCCGGAGGTACGGAAGAAGGAAGCGGCTATTGCTGTACTCGTCAAGGAGCGAGCAGCCTACGCCAAGAAGAACGCAAAGCCGAAGTCGTCCAACATGGTCGAGATGTGGCCTGATCTAGAAGTCGAACAAAAGAACGCCATCGCGGCAGAAATGTTCGAAACAATCATCCTGCATCCTGCCAGCAAGGGAAGCAATAGGTTTAACCCTGAGCGTCTACAGGTGGTGTGGCGCCAAGAATAG